A section of the Candidatus Desulfarcum epimagneticum genome encodes:
- the rlmN gene encoding Dual-specificity RNA methyltransferase RlmN produces MVMSRKIIETPGDGERPPAGQRDGRRDIKDLSKDELSEWMDRHGMEPYRAGQILKWIYSEQMDDFSRMTNLKKSLRALLDAHFVSDRLRLEKVRESGDGSKKFLFGLKDGNRVESVLIPGKNRYAVCVSTQAGCAQGCRFCRTARSGLTRNLSAGEIVGQVRDILNMPPPDFPIANVVMMGMGEPLANYGPAITALNVLTDPSEGLKFAPRKVTVSTSGVVPGIDDLGRDSRANLAVSLNASDNPTRSMLMPVNRKYPIEALLEACRRYPLTPRRRITFEYILIRGVNDSDENARALSALLSGVRSKINLIPFNVFPGSPFKRPDDSAIERFREILVEKGHTAITRRSRGQDISAACGQLSADAAGS; encoded by the coding sequence ATGGTCATGTCAAGAAAAATAATAGAGACCCCGGGGGACGGCGAAAGGCCCCCCGCCGGGCAAAGGGACGGCCGAAGAGACATCAAGGACCTGTCAAAGGACGAGCTGTCCGAATGGATGGACCGGCATGGCATGGAGCCGTACCGGGCCGGGCAGATACTGAAATGGATTTACAGCGAGCAGATGGACGATTTTTCCCGGATGACCAACCTGAAAAAAAGCCTCCGGGCGCTTCTGGACGCGCATTTTGTCAGCGACCGGCTCAGGCTGGAAAAGGTCCGGGAGTCCGGGGACGGCTCCAAAAAATTCCTGTTCGGCCTTAAAGACGGAAACCGGGTGGAGAGCGTGCTCATTCCCGGGAAAAACCGATATGCCGTGTGCGTGTCCACCCAGGCGGGATGCGCCCAGGGATGCCGGTTCTGCCGCACGGCCCGATCTGGTTTGACAAGAAATCTGTCCGCCGGAGAAATCGTGGGCCAGGTCCGGGATATCCTGAACATGCCGCCTCCGGATTTTCCCATCGCCAACGTGGTCATGATGGGCATGGGTGAGCCTCTGGCCAATTACGGCCCGGCGATCACGGCCCTGAATGTCCTGACGGACCCGTCCGAGGGACTGAAGTTCGCCCCGAGGAAAGTCACCGTGTCCACCTCCGGGGTGGTCCCGGGGATAGACGACCTGGGCCGGGACAGCCGGGCGAATCTGGCCGTTTCCTTAAACGCCTCCGACAACCCCACCCGGAGCATGCTCATGCCCGTGAACCGAAAATACCCCATTGAGGCGCTGCTGGAGGCATGCCGCCGCTATCCGCTGACTCCCAGGCGCCGGATCACATTTGAGTACATCCTGATCCGGGGGGTCAACGATTCCGATGAAAACGCCCGGGCGCTGTCGGCCCTTCTTTCCGGGGTTCGATCCAAAATCAACCTGATCCCGTTCAACGTCTTTCCGGGATCGCCCTTTAAGCGCCCGGACGATTCGGCCATTGAGCGGTTTCGGGAAATACTGGTTGAAAAAGGCCACACGGCCATCACCCGGCGAAGCCGGGGGCAGGATATTTCAGCGGCGTGCGGCCAGCTGAGCGCCGACGCGGCCGGGTCCTGA
- the rimM gene encoding Ribosome maturation factor RimM — translation MRWIAVGKILGPHGLKGLLKALFFSGSAVETPSPVALRGPSGRIEWFEAVDARPNKKTVLLSLQEINSRESAQSLKGWEIIARRSDLPDPGPGSYYWADLMGMDVFREDGRLLGKLSSIIETGSADVYVIRTPSGENAEKNAGEILIPALESIVLKVDETNKKMTVKLPPGLDPDVSGRE, via the coding sequence ATGCGTTGGATAGCGGTGGGGAAAATTTTGGGCCCGCACGGTTTGAAGGGCCTTTTAAAAGCCCTTTTTTTTTCAGGCTCCGCCGTTGAGACGCCTTCCCCTGTGGCCCTGAGGGGGCCTTCGGGCCGAATCGAATGGTTTGAGGCCGTGGACGCCAGGCCCAACAAGAAAACCGTCCTGCTGTCGCTTCAGGAAATCAACTCCCGGGAAAGCGCCCAGTCCCTGAAGGGATGGGAGATCATCGCGAGGCGCTCGGACCTTCCCGATCCTGGGCCCGGCTCTTATTACTGGGCGGATCTCATGGGCATGGATGTGTTCAGGGAAGACGGCCGTCTTTTGGGGAAGCTTTCCTCCATCATTGAGACGGGAAGCGCGGATGTGTATGTGATCCGGACCCCATCCGGGGAAAACGCCGAAAAAAACGCGGGGGAAATCCTGATTCCGGCCCTGGAGTCCATTGTTCTGAAAGTGGATGAGACAAACAAAAAAATGACGGTGAAGCTCCCCCCCGGGCTGGATCCGGACGTATCCGGCCGGGAATAA
- a CDS encoding conserved hypothetical protein (Evidence 4 : Unknown function but conserved in other organisms) has protein sequence MKDLIAYIAKALVDNPEEVVVSEIEGNQTSVIELQVAKEDLGKIIGKQGRTARSIRTILGAASAKIKKRSVLEIIE, from the coding sequence ATGAAAGACCTGATCGCTTACATCGCAAAAGCTCTTGTGGACAATCCGGAAGAAGTGGTGGTGTCGGAGATTGAAGGAAACCAGACGTCTGTGATCGAACTGCAAGTGGCCAAAGAGGACCTGGGGAAAATCATCGGAAAACAGGGAAGAACCGCCCGATCCATCCGAACCATACTGGGCGCCGCCTCAGCCAAGATCAAAAAGCGGTCGGTTCTTGAGATTATTGAATAA
- the trmD gene encoding tRNA (guanine-1-)-methyltransferase (Evidence 2a : Function from experimental evidences in other organisms; PubMedId : 6298574, 6337136, 6357787; Product type e : enzyme) → MDLIVLTLFPGMFDAFWEHGIIRRAVSNGKIRARAIDIRDCAEGKHRTADDRPYGGGCGMVMKPDPIARAMGRAMEKAPGARRVLLTPQGRTLDQGLVEKLAGLEGMILVCGRYEGVDERLREHHIDDEISVGDYVLSGGETAAMILMDSVVRMIPGALGSRESALEDSFSNDRLKHPQYTRPRVFEGSETPGVLLSGDHGRIKMWRAEMSLAHTLINKPDLLEKRPPDEMETKILKKWRGNIDRILESLHGPGPLPGGR, encoded by the coding sequence ATGGATTTGATTGTCCTGACCCTGTTTCCCGGCATGTTTGACGCGTTCTGGGAGCACGGCATCATCCGAAGGGCCGTTTCAAACGGAAAAATCAGGGCCCGGGCCATTGACATCCGGGACTGCGCCGAGGGAAAACATCGGACGGCCGACGACCGGCCTTACGGCGGCGGATGCGGCATGGTGATGAAGCCCGATCCCATCGCCCGGGCCATGGGCCGCGCCATGGAAAAAGCCCCGGGGGCCAGACGGGTTCTTTTGACCCCCCAGGGCAGGACCCTGGACCAGGGTCTTGTGGAAAAACTCGCGGGCCTCGAAGGGATGATCCTGGTCTGCGGACGATACGAAGGGGTGGACGAGCGCCTGCGGGAACATCACATCGATGATGAGATATCCGTGGGCGACTACGTGCTGAGCGGCGGGGAAACCGCCGCCATGATTCTGATGGATTCGGTGGTCCGAATGATTCCCGGCGCCCTGGGAAGCCGGGAGTCGGCTTTGGAAGACTCTTTTTCAAACGACCGGCTCAAGCATCCCCAGTACACCCGGCCCCGGGTCTTTGAGGGAAGCGAGACACCCGGTGTTTTGCTGTCGGGCGATCATGGGCGAATCAAGATGTGGCGCGCGGAGATGTCTCTGGCCCACACCCTGATCAACAAGCCCGACCTTTTGGAAAAAAGGCCCCCGGATGAGATGGAAACAAAGATTCTTAAAAAATGGCGCGGAAACATTGACCGAATCCTTGAATCTTTACATGGCCCTGGCCCATTACCCGGTGGCCGGTAA
- the yrbE gene encoding toluene transporter subunit: membrane component of ABC superfamily (Evidence 2b : Function from indirect experimental evidences (e.g. phenotypes); PubMedId : 9658016; Product type t : transporter) encodes MTKLLEFAGRPVIYALQEAGRMLFLLFSALAWMCRPPFRIRVIFAQMEFVGVHSLVIIIITGAFTGAVLALQSYYGFRMFGGESLVGSTVALAMTRELGPVFAALMVTARAGSAMAAELGAMRVNEQIDALHSMSVNPVQYLVMPRVVAGVLMLPALTVICDFVGVLGGYFVGVRVLGINSGIFVAKIIEYVGMDDIFSGLIKSMVFGLLLTLIGCYKGYYASGGAKGVGAAATQAVVLSSVCILISDYFLTAAMF; translated from the coding sequence ATGACCAAACTGCTGGAGTTTGCGGGAAGGCCCGTCATTTATGCGCTTCAAGAGGCTGGAAGGATGCTCTTCCTTCTTTTCTCCGCACTGGCATGGATGTGCCGGCCGCCCTTCCGGATTCGCGTCATATTCGCGCAGATGGAATTTGTGGGCGTCCATTCCCTGGTGATTATTATCATCACCGGGGCCTTCACGGGCGCGGTGCTGGCGTTGCAGTCCTACTACGGATTCAGAATGTTCGGGGGGGAAAGCCTGGTGGGCTCCACCGTGGCCCTGGCCATGACCCGGGAGTTGGGCCCCGTGTTCGCGGCCCTGATGGTCACGGCCCGGGCGGGCTCGGCCATGGCCGCCGAGCTGGGCGCCATGCGGGTCAACGAACAGATTGACGCCCTTCATTCCATGTCGGTGAACCCCGTCCAGTACCTGGTCATGCCAAGGGTCGTCGCCGGCGTCCTCATGCTGCCGGCGCTCACCGTGATCTGCGACTTTGTCGGCGTTTTGGGAGGATATTTCGTGGGGGTGCGCGTTCTGGGGATCAATTCAGGAATATTTGTCGCCAAAATCATCGAATACGTGGGCATGGACGACATTTTCAGCGGTCTGATCAAATCCATGGTCTTCGGGCTCCTGCTGACCCTCATCGGGTGCTACAAAGGCTATTACGCCTCCGGGGGAGCCAAGGGAGTGGGGGCCGCCGCCACCCAGGCCGTGGTTCTGTCTTCCGTGTGCATATTGATCAGCGACTATTTCCTCACAGCGGCCATGTTTTAA
- the yrbF gene encoding toluene transporter subunit: ATP-binding component of ABC superfamily (Evidence 2b : Function from indirect experimental evidences (e.g. phenotypes); PubMedId : 9658016; Product type t : transporter) encodes MIDFIKVKKSFRDQVVLNDLDLHIEASEINVIIGASGGGKSVLLKHIIGLLKPDSGEIYVDGVEITGLGEKAFLDVRKKFGMLFQDAALFDSMTVGENVAFPLKEHTRLSQKEIDAVVERKLSQVGLENVLKKTPSELSGGMRKRAGLARALALDPKIILFDEPTTGLDPIRCAAIDDLIVKTQRETGATCVVISHDIESTLRIGGRVAMLHQGKIIESGTPGEIKRSANPIVKEFIG; translated from the coding sequence ATGATCGATTTTATTAAAGTCAAAAAATCATTCAGGGACCAGGTGGTGCTCAACGATCTGGACCTTCACATCGAAGCGTCTGAAATCAACGTCATCATCGGGGCCAGCGGGGGCGGCAAAAGCGTCCTTTTAAAACACATCATCGGCCTTTTAAAGCCCGATTCCGGGGAAATTTATGTGGACGGCGTGGAAATCACCGGGCTTGGCGAAAAAGCGTTTTTAGACGTCAGAAAAAAGTTCGGCATGCTTTTCCAGGACGCGGCCCTTTTCGATTCCATGACCGTGGGGGAAAACGTGGCGTTTCCACTAAAAGAGCACACCCGCCTTTCCCAAAAAGAGATTGACGCCGTGGTGGAGCGAAAGCTTTCCCAGGTGGGCCTTGAAAATGTGTTGAAAAAAACGCCGTCCGAGCTGTCCGGCGGAATGCGGAAAAGGGCGGGCCTGGCCCGGGCGCTGGCCCTGGACCCCAAGATCATCCTGTTCGACGAGCCCACCACCGGCCTGGACCCCATACGATGCGCCGCCATTGACGATCTCATCGTCAAAACCCAGCGCGAAACCGGCGCCACCTGCGTGGTGATCAGCCACGACATCGAATCCACATTAAGAATCGGGGGCCGGGTGGCCATGCTCCACCAGGGCAAAATCATCGAGTCGGGAACCCCCGGCGAAATCAAGCGCTCCGCCAACCCCATTGTAAAGGAGTTTATCGGTTAA
- the rpsP gene encoding 30S ribosomal subunit protein S16 (Evidence 2a : Function from experimental evidences in other organisms; PubMedId : 10094780, 12244297, 12809609, 336510, 6357787, 8730873, 9298646; Product type s : structure), with translation MSVKIRLARHGAKKKPFYRVVAADGKFPRDGRFLEILGTYNPLYDPPEINIKEDRVEYWISKGASPSDTVRSLLKKTALPV, from the coding sequence ATGTCGGTAAAAATCAGACTGGCCAGACACGGCGCGAAAAAAAAGCCGTTTTACCGGGTGGTGGCGGCGGACGGAAAATTTCCCCGGGACGGGAGATTTCTTGAGATACTGGGAACATACAATCCCCTTTACGATCCTCCTGAGATCAACATCAAAGAGGATCGGGTGGAATACTGGATCAGCAAAGGGGCGTCTCCGTCCGACACCGTCCGAAGCCTTTTGAAAAAAACCGCCCTTCCCGTTTAA
- a CDS encoding conserved hypothetical protein (Evidence 4 : Unknown function but conserved in other organisms), which translates to MTESLNLYMALAHYPVAGKNGKTIASALTNLDLHDMSRLARTYGARKFYVVTPLSDQRELGRRILEHWTSGPGGVYNPMRKEALDLAEIADSLEAAVSDIARRRGQKPRVVATTADADRANLSFGALREKLAAGEPCLLVFGTAWGLADECFRAADHVLSPIKGRGDYNHLPVRCAAAIILDRLAGPGSRRVN; encoded by the coding sequence TTGACCGAATCCTTGAATCTTTACATGGCCCTGGCCCATTACCCGGTGGCCGGTAAAAACGGGAAGACCATCGCCTCGGCTTTGACCAACCTGGATTTGCACGACATGTCCAGGCTGGCCCGGACATACGGGGCTCGAAAATTTTATGTGGTCACGCCCCTGTCCGATCAGCGGGAGCTGGGCCGCCGGATTCTGGAGCACTGGACCTCCGGCCCCGGCGGGGTTTACAACCCCATGAGGAAAGAGGCGCTGGACCTGGCTGAAATCGCCGACTCCCTGGAGGCGGCCGTTTCAGACATCGCCCGCCGCCGGGGCCAAAAGCCCCGGGTGGTGGCCACAACGGCTGACGCGGACCGGGCGAATTTGAGTTTCGGCGCCCTCAGGGAAAAACTGGCGGCCGGCGAGCCCTGCCTGCTGGTTTTCGGAACCGCCTGGGGCCTGGCCGACGAGTGCTTCCGGGCCGCGGACCATGTTCTGTCGCCCATCAAAGGGCGCGGGGATTACAATCACCTGCCGGTGAGATGCGCGGCGGCCATTATACTGGACCGGCTCGCCGGGCCGGGAAGCCGGCGCGTCAATTAA
- a CDS encoding conserved hypothetical protein (Evidence 4 : Unknown function but conserved in other organisms) yields MSTFTTEAKVGLFVFIGLAVLGFMAVKVENSAFVKKTAYEVFVYFDSASGLAKDVQVEMAGVEVGRVGAISLDRGKARVGLRIHEEIVLAKDSRAFIRTRGILGDKYVEIEPGASESRIRPGEMIQNVVSPMELDELLLSLGDIMADVKKLSGTLAGVFGNPQGADSMRRIMTNLNALTDTLNRTAQKSHEDVSRLIANMADFSQALNDPDVGETISNIADFSESLAGPNMEKIIANLAAFSQTLKELGEENQGDISETVQNARKASDSLNTLLAELSDVSGSVKSISEKIDSGQGSIGRLINEDDTVESLNTALGGVNRYLSQQDRYRTWLDYTGEYLSDSQDVKSYLTLRLQPREDKHYLFQLVGDPAGRDTVTEFDRTVGGISLSEREVKTERDALKFSAQIAKRYYDLVLRGGFFESTGGLGADYHFFDDRLTLTIEAFDFDSDQNPHLKFKTLYSPFKPLYLSAGFDDFISEEGRESFFIGAGIHFSDEDIKTLISNIPISLK; encoded by the coding sequence ATGTCAACATTCACCACTGAGGCAAAAGTCGGCCTGTTTGTCTTCATTGGACTGGCGGTCCTGGGATTTATGGCTGTGAAGGTGGAAAACTCCGCTTTTGTGAAAAAAACCGCCTATGAAGTCTTTGTCTATTTCGACTCCGCCTCGGGCCTGGCAAAGGATGTCCAGGTGGAAATGGCCGGCGTGGAGGTGGGACGGGTGGGCGCCATCTCCCTGGACCGGGGAAAGGCCCGGGTGGGCCTGCGCATTCATGAAGAGATCGTTCTGGCCAAAGACTCCCGGGCTTTCATCCGAACCCGGGGCATCCTGGGGGACAAGTATGTGGAGATCGAGCCGGGAGCCTCCGAATCCCGGATCCGGCCCGGGGAGATGATTCAAAACGTGGTCTCCCCCATGGAGCTGGACGAGCTGCTTTTGTCCCTGGGAGACATCATGGCGGACGTCAAAAAACTCAGCGGGACCCTGGCCGGCGTGTTTGGAAACCCCCAGGGAGCCGATTCCATGCGCCGGATTATGACCAACTTAAACGCGCTCACCGACACCCTCAACCGGACGGCCCAAAAAAGCCATGAGGACGTCTCCAGGCTGATCGCCAACATGGCGGATTTCTCCCAGGCGCTCAATGACCCGGACGTGGGAGAAACCATTTCCAACATCGCCGATTTTTCAGAGTCCCTGGCCGGCCCGAACATGGAAAAAATCATCGCCAACCTGGCCGCCTTTTCCCAGACCCTCAAGGAGCTGGGGGAGGAAAACCAGGGGGACATCTCTGAAACCGTGCAAAACGCCCGGAAAGCCTCAGACAGCCTGAACACCCTTCTGGCCGAGCTTTCGGATGTGTCGGGCAGCGTCAAAAGCATTTCTGAAAAAATCGACTCAGGCCAGGGCTCCATCGGCAGGCTGATCAACGAAGACGACACGGTGGAGAGCCTTAACACGGCCCTGGGAGGCGTGAACCGCTATCTGTCCCAGCAGGACCGGTACCGGACCTGGCTGGACTACACCGGGGAATATTTAAGCGACAGCCAGGACGTGAAGTCTTACCTGACGCTGCGCCTCCAGCCCCGGGAGGACAAGCATTACCTGTTCCAGCTCGTGGGGGACCCGGCCGGTCGGGACACGGTCACGGAGTTTGACCGGACCGTGGGCGGGATATCCTTGTCCGAGCGGGAGGTCAAGACGGAGCGGGACGCGCTGAAATTCTCCGCCCAAATCGCCAAACGGTATTACGACCTGGTTTTGAGGGGGGGCTTTTTCGAATCCACAGGAGGGCTCGGGGCCGACTACCACTTTTTTGACGACCGTTTAACGCTCACCATCGAGGCGTTTGATTTCGATTCCGACCAAAACCCCCACCTGAAATTCAAAACCCTCTATTCCCCGTTCAAGCCCCTTTACCTGTCCGCGGGGTTTGACGATTTCATCAGCGAAGAGGGCCGGGAGTCTTTTTTCATCGGCGCCGGCATTCATTTTTCAGATGAGGACATCAAAACGCTGATTTCCAACATCCCCATTTCCCTCAAATAG
- the rplS gene encoding 50S ribosomal subunit protein L19 (Evidence 2a : Function from experimental evidences in other organisms; PubMedId : 10094780, 12809609, 339951, 6357787; Product type s : structure): protein MEKLEHIKKEMIRMDIPPFKAGDTVKVHVKIKEGEKERIQIFQGVVISKRRSSANATFTVRKVSYGVGVERVFLLHSPIIDKVELVTSGRVRRSKIYYLRKLRGKAARIREKRY from the coding sequence ATGGAAAAGCTGGAACACATCAAAAAAGAAATGATAAGAATGGATATTCCCCCCTTCAAAGCCGGGGACACGGTGAAAGTTCACGTAAAAATCAAGGAAGGGGAAAAGGAGCGCATCCAGATCTTCCAGGGCGTGGTCATCAGCAAGCGCAGAAGCTCGGCCAACGCCACCTTCACCGTCCGAAAGGTGTCATACGGCGTCGGGGTGGAGCGCGTCTTTCTGCTTCATTCCCCCATCATCGACAAGGTGGAGCTGGTCACGAGTGGTCGGGTCCGCCGCTCCAAGATCTACTATTTGAGAAAACTGAGAGGAAAGGCCGCGAGAATCCGGGAAAAAAGATATTAG
- the copP gene encoding COP-associated protein → MPKIVLSVPNISCGHCVMSIKNEIGEIQGVSSVDGNPEEKTISVDFDAPAGEASIREKLKEIHYPAK, encoded by the coding sequence ATGCCGAAAATTGTCTTGTCAGTCCCCAACATTTCGTGCGGCCACTGCGTCATGTCCATCAAAAATGAGATCGGAGAAATCCAGGGGGTGTCGTCGGTGGACGGAAACCCGGAGGAAAAAACCATTTCCGTGGACTTCGACGCCCCGGCCGGGGAAGCGTCCATCCGGGAAAAACTCAAAGAAATCCATTACCCGGCAAAGTAG
- the ffh gene encoding Signal Recognition Particle (SRP) component with 4.5S RNA (ffs) (Evidence 2a : Function from experimental evidences in other organisms; PubMedId : 1279430, 1331806, 2171778, 6357787, 8898086; Product type f : factor) — translation MFDSLSGKFNAVFKKLKGRGSLGEKNIEEGLKEVRMALLEADVNYKVVKVFIADIRKRSLGKEVMESLTPGQQVVKIVNEELTRLMGENRAPLNTSGRAPAVVMLAGLQGAGKTTTAGKLSLYLRKQGKKPFLVPADVYRPAAVDQLQKIGDQISIPVFSPEPGTDPVEICVQAMSRCAAESLDVMIIDTAGRLHVDEALMDELIRVKKAVKPSDILFVADAMTGQDAVKSAASFDQALDMDGVILTKMDGDARGGAAMSIKSVTGKPIKFIGSGEKLKDLEPFHPDRMASRILGMGDVLTLIERAQESVDEKTAADLEKKIRKNRFTLEDFRDQLGRVKKMGSLTETLGMIPGLGNNKALKNLKIDEKAMDRTEAIINSMTPLERRRHTLINGSRRKRIAKGSGVRIQEVNKLLKDYSNMLKMLKKINKGGMRGIPRNMLPF, via the coding sequence ATGTTTGACAGCCTGAGCGGAAAATTCAACGCGGTTTTTAAAAAACTCAAAGGACGCGGGTCCCTGGGTGAAAAAAACATTGAGGAGGGTTTAAAAGAAGTCCGGATGGCCCTGCTTGAGGCCGACGTGAACTACAAAGTCGTCAAAGTGTTCATCGCGGACATCCGGAAACGGTCCCTGGGAAAAGAAGTCATGGAAAGCCTGACGCCGGGGCAGCAGGTGGTCAAAATCGTCAACGAGGAGCTGACCCGTCTCATGGGGGAAAACCGGGCCCCTTTGAACACCTCGGGCAGGGCCCCGGCCGTCGTGATGCTCGCCGGGCTCCAGGGCGCCGGGAAGACCACCACCGCCGGAAAGCTTTCCCTTTATCTCCGGAAACAGGGCAAAAAACCCTTCCTGGTTCCGGCGGACGTGTATCGCCCGGCGGCCGTGGACCAGCTTCAAAAAATCGGGGACCAGATCTCCATCCCGGTTTTTTCGCCCGAGCCCGGAACGGACCCTGTGGAAATCTGCGTCCAGGCCATGTCGCGCTGCGCCGCCGAGTCGCTGGACGTGATGATCATCGACACGGCGGGCCGCCTCCACGTGGACGAGGCGCTCATGGACGAGCTGATCCGCGTTAAAAAAGCCGTGAAACCGTCGGATATCCTTTTCGTGGCGGACGCCATGACCGGCCAGGACGCGGTGAAAAGCGCCGCCTCTTTTGACCAGGCCCTGGACATGGACGGCGTCATCCTCACCAAGATGGACGGGGACGCCCGGGGCGGGGCCGCCATGTCCATCAAGTCGGTCACCGGAAAGCCCATCAAGTTCATCGGGTCCGGGGAGAAGCTCAAGGACCTGGAGCCCTTTCACCCGGACCGGATGGCGTCCCGGATACTGGGCATGGGAGACGTGCTGACCCTCATTGAAAGGGCGCAGGAATCCGTGGACGAGAAGACGGCGGCGGACCTGGAGAAAAAAATCAGGAAAAACCGGTTTACCCTGGAAGACTTCCGGGACCAGCTGGGCCGGGTGAAAAAAATGGGGTCCCTCACCGAAACGCTGGGCATGATCCCGGGCCTTGGGAACAACAAAGCCCTGAAAAATTTAAAAATAGATGAAAAGGCCATGGACCGGACCGAGGCCATCATCAACTCCATGACGCCTTTGGAGCGGCGGCGGCACACCCTGATCAACGGAAGCCGCCGGAAAAGAATCGCCAAAGGCAGCGGCGTTAGGATACAGGAAGTGAATAAACTCTTGAAAGATTATTCAAACATGCTTAAAATGCTTAAGAAAATAAACAAAGGCGGCATGCGGGGCATTCCCCGGAATATGCTGCCGTTTTAA